The following proteins come from a genomic window of Geminicoccaceae bacterium SCSIO 64248:
- the glgP gene encoding alpha-glucan family phosphorylase: MDKFAQFTSSAHIAYFSMEIALRPEVHTYSGGLGMLAGDTARSCADLEMPVVFVTLASRKGYLRQEIDAAGNQIELEDPWDVTAWTEPLGALVAVQIEGRGVWVRPWLYRLKGGTGFEVPVVILDTDVEGNAPQDRALTDRLYGGDTAYRLKQEVVLGVGGLRVLRALGFAISTYHMNEGHAALLAVELLRDHGEPVSQPRPGEFPYDLGRVRQACIFTTHTPVEAGHDRFPYSMVEQVVDGWFDMDHLKLVGGHDELNMTHLALYLSGYVNGVAKRHAQTSRKMFPGYKVHAVTNGVHAPTWAAPSFAKLFDEYCPDWRHEPELLAQMREPGDELVWQAHQEAKGALIEQVRAITGKSFDAEVPILGFARRMTGYKRPDLLFSDIDRLRAIGEKTPFQLVLAGKAHPRDQQGKDLIRFVLEQAKALEGVVPIAYLPNYEMAVARYLKPGVDVWLNTPLPPLEASGTSGMKAALNGGLNVSVLDGWWYEACIEGRNGWGIGGADGGARLADADELYDKLSRVVLPLYYDDRPRWIWMMKRAITEIASYFNSHRMMRRYAAEAYIR, from the coding sequence ATGGATAAATTCGCCCAATTCACCTCAAGCGCGCATATCGCCTATTTTTCCATGGAGATCGCGCTCCGGCCCGAAGTCCATACCTATAGCGGCGGCCTCGGCATGCTCGCGGGCGACACCGCGCGTTCCTGCGCCGACCTGGAGATGCCGGTCGTGTTCGTCACGCTGGCGAGCCGCAAGGGCTATCTGCGCCAGGAGATCGACGCGGCCGGCAACCAGATCGAGCTCGAGGATCCCTGGGACGTCACGGCCTGGACCGAGCCGCTCGGCGCTCTGGTCGCCGTGCAGATCGAGGGCAGGGGCGTTTGGGTGCGGCCCTGGCTGTACCGGCTCAAGGGCGGCACGGGCTTCGAGGTTCCGGTCGTCATCCTCGACACCGACGTCGAAGGCAACGCGCCGCAGGATCGGGCCCTGACCGACCGGCTCTATGGCGGAGACACCGCCTATCGGCTGAAGCAGGAGGTCGTGCTTGGAGTCGGCGGGCTGCGCGTACTGCGCGCGCTCGGCTTCGCCATCTCGACCTATCACATGAACGAGGGACACGCGGCGCTGCTCGCGGTCGAGCTTCTGCGCGATCATGGCGAGCCGGTCTCGCAGCCCCGGCCGGGCGAGTTCCCCTACGATCTCGGCCGGGTGCGCCAAGCCTGCATCTTCACGACCCACACGCCGGTGGAGGCCGGCCACGACCGCTTCCCCTACAGCATGGTCGAGCAGGTGGTCGACGGCTGGTTCGACATGGACCATCTGAAGCTGGTCGGCGGCCACGACGAGCTCAACATGACGCATCTCGCCCTGTATCTCAGCGGCTACGTCAACGGCGTCGCCAAGCGTCACGCCCAGACGTCGCGCAAGATGTTCCCGGGCTACAAGGTCCACGCCGTCACCAACGGCGTGCACGCCCCGACATGGGCGGCGCCCTCGTTCGCGAAGCTGTTCGACGAGTACTGCCCGGACTGGCGGCACGAGCCCGAGCTGCTCGCCCAGATGCGCGAGCCCGGCGACGAGCTCGTGTGGCAGGCGCATCAGGAGGCGAAGGGCGCGCTGATCGAGCAGGTGCGGGCGATCACCGGCAAGAGCTTCGACGCCGAGGTGCCGATCCTGGGCTTTGCGCGCCGCATGACCGGCTACAAGCGCCCCGACCTGCTCTTCTCCGACATCGACCGGCTGCGGGCGATCGGGGAGAAGACGCCGTTCCAGCTCGTGCTGGCCGGTAAGGCTCATCCGCGCGACCAGCAGGGCAAGGACCTCATCCGCTTCGTGCTCGAGCAGGCCAAGGCGCTGGAGGGCGTCGTGCCCATCGCCTACCTGCCGAACTACGAGATGGCGGTCGCGCGCTACCTCAAGCCGGGCGTCGATGTCTGGCTGAACACGCCCCTGCCGCCGCTCGAGGCCTCGGGCACCAGCGGCATGAAGGCGGCGCTGAACGGTGGCCTCAACGTCAGCGTGCTCGACGGCTGGTGGTACGAGGCCTGTATCGAGGGCCGCAACGGCTGGGGCATCGGCGGTGCCGACGGCGGCGCCCGCCTAGCCGATGCCGACGAACTCTACGACAAGCTCAGCCGGGTGGTCCTGCCCCTGTACTACGACGACCGGCCGCGCTGGATCTGGATGATGAAGCGGGCGATCACCGAGATCGCCTCCTACTTCAACAGCCACCGCATGATGCGGCGCTACGCGGCCGAGGCCTATATCCGCTGA
- a CDS encoding fumarylacetoacetate hydrolase family protein translates to MIGRACRNRGLRARDLLQSSTLDRCALQDIYLVCCGERSMSAIPKAAAAAELLLLARRSAPLDRLPDGLGPVDAAEAYAIQDVVAERLGPVVGWKVGAASIEAEPTAAPLLDGTILPSPASLSSAAYAPLGVEAEIAFTLARDLPAGASRSDAEAAIGAAHVVIEVCASRFSDWHAVDGLSKLADFNTNGALVVGTAFDGWRDLEVSRQKVRLDFNDQTVIEQDGGNTASDLLRLLVWLAGHAEGRGQPLAAGQVVTTGSWTGIRFVTPGTSVKAMFEGLGSAHVDFHLP, encoded by the coding sequence GTGATCGGCCGCGCGTGCCGAAATCGTGGTCTTCGCGCGCGTGATCTGCTCCAATCGTCGACACTGGATAGATGTGCGCTGCAAGACATCTATCTCGTCTGTTGTGGGGAGAGATCGATGTCTGCCATTCCAAAGGCTGCCGCCGCAGCGGAGCTTCTTCTGCTGGCGCGCCGAAGCGCTCCTTTGGACCGTCTGCCGGACGGTCTCGGGCCGGTCGACGCGGCGGAAGCCTATGCTATCCAGGACGTCGTCGCCGAAAGGCTGGGCCCAGTCGTCGGCTGGAAGGTGGGCGCGGCGTCCATCGAGGCGGAGCCGACCGCGGCACCGCTACTGGACGGCACCATCCTGCCGTCTCCCGCGTCGCTGTCCTCGGCCGCCTACGCCCCGCTGGGCGTCGAGGCGGAGATTGCCTTCACCCTGGCCAGGGACCTCCCTGCGGGAGCCAGCCGATCCGATGCCGAAGCCGCGATCGGTGCCGCTCACGTCGTGATCGAGGTCTGCGCCTCGCGCTTCTCGGATTGGCATGCGGTCGACGGCCTGAGCAAGCTCGCCGACTTCAACACCAACGGAGCCCTCGTGGTCGGCACGGCGTTCGACGGCTGGCGCGACCTGGAGGTCTCGCGTCAGAAAGTGCGGCTCGATTTCAACGATCAGACCGTGATCGAGCAGGACGGCGGCAACACCGCGAGCGATCTCCTCCGTCTGCTCGTATGGTTGGCCGGCCATGCCGAAGGCCGGGGGCAGCCGCTTGCCGCCGGACAGGTGGTGACGACCGGCTCCTGGACCGGCATCCGTTTCGTCACGCCCGGAACCTCGGTCAAGGCGATGTTCGAAGGGCTCGGCAGCGCCCACGTGGATTTCCACCTGCCGTAA
- a CDS encoding MetQ/NlpA family ABC transporter substrate-binding protein, whose amino-acid sequence MTSFFSHRLRPSRALGALGVAALLSGTTPAWADAIRVGVSAGPHAEIMEVVGTVAEANGLALEVVEFTDYVIPNEALANGEIEANSFQHQPYLDNQIQDRGYDLTSVGLTVLFPMGFYSQKVDSLDALPDGATIAIQNDPTNGGRSLLLLASEGVIGLAEDVGLAPSILDITDNPKNLNFIELDAAQLPRSLGDVDAAAVNTNYAIESGLDPLKDAIAREGTDSPYTNIVAVRAEDRDQPWVKTLVAAYHSPEVKDFIAERFQGSVVAGW is encoded by the coding sequence ATGACATCGTTCTTCTCCCACCGCCTTCGTCCGTCGCGCGCCCTGGGCGCGCTCGGCGTGGCCGCCCTTCTGTCCGGAACCACGCCCGCCTGGGCCGATGCGATCCGCGTCGGCGTCAGCGCCGGCCCGCACGCCGAGATCATGGAGGTCGTCGGGACCGTGGCCGAGGCGAACGGCCTCGCGCTCGAGGTCGTCGAGTTCACGGACTACGTCATCCCCAACGAGGCGTTGGCCAACGGCGAGATCGAGGCCAATTCCTTCCAGCACCAGCCTTATCTCGACAACCAGATCCAGGACCGCGGCTACGACCTGACGTCGGTCGGGCTGACCGTCCTTTTCCCGATGGGCTTCTACTCGCAGAAGGTCGATTCGCTGGACGCCCTGCCCGACGGCGCCACGATCGCGATCCAGAACGATCCGACCAATGGCGGCCGCTCGCTGCTGCTGCTGGCCTCCGAGGGGGTCATCGGGCTGGCCGAGGATGTCGGCCTGGCGCCCTCCATCCTCGACATCACCGACAACCCGAAGAACCTCAACTTCATCGAGCTCGACGCCGCGCAACTGCCGCGCTCGCTGGGCGACGTCGACGCGGCGGCCGTCAACACCAACTACGCCATCGAATCCGGCCTCGATCCCCTCAAGGACGCCATCGCTCGCGAGGGCACCGACAGCCCCTACACCAACATCGTCGCCGTGCGCGCCGAGGACCGCGACCAGCCCTGGGTCAAGACGCTGGTCGCGGCCTATCACAGCCCCGAGGTGAAGGACTTCATCGCCGAGCGCTTCCAGGGATCGGTCGTCGCCGGCTGGTGA
- a CDS encoding sulfite exporter TauE/SafE family protein gives MIESVALLAILAAIFALAGLVKGVTGMGLPTVGVGLLSTVMPPVEAAALMVVPTILTNIWQMVAGPALGGLAWRLWPMMGGICLGTWLGSGLLAADADLATATLGVALLVYSGFGLANRKLPTPSREAERWLGPLAGVVNGVVTAATGVSVIPAAPYLQALGLDREALVQALGFSFTVSTFALAGSLLDSGAFGFGVASHSLLALAPAFAGVFAGQALRRAVRPETFKRIFFVGLLLLGAHLAVKTML, from the coding sequence ATGATCGAATCCGTAGCTCTCCTCGCGATCCTCGCCGCCATCTTCGCCCTCGCCGGACTGGTCAAGGGCGTGACCGGCATGGGCTTGCCGACCGTCGGCGTCGGCCTGCTCAGCACGGTGATGCCGCCGGTCGAGGCCGCGGCGCTGATGGTCGTGCCCACGATACTGACGAATATCTGGCAGATGGTGGCCGGGCCGGCGCTCGGCGGGCTGGCGTGGCGCCTGTGGCCGATGATGGGCGGCATCTGCCTGGGAACCTGGCTCGGATCCGGCCTGCTGGCGGCGGATGCCGACCTCGCGACGGCAACCCTCGGCGTCGCGCTCCTCGTCTATAGCGGGTTCGGGCTGGCAAACCGGAAGCTGCCGACACCGTCCCGCGAGGCGGAACGATGGCTGGGGCCGCTTGCCGGCGTGGTCAACGGGGTCGTGACCGCGGCGACCGGCGTGTCCGTCATTCCGGCGGCGCCGTACCTGCAGGCGCTTGGGCTCGATCGGGAAGCGCTCGTCCAGGCTCTCGGCTTCTCCTTCACCGTCTCGACCTTCGCCCTGGCCGGATCGCTGCTGGACAGCGGGGCGTTCGGCTTCGGCGTCGCGTCGCACTCGCTGCTCGCGCTCGCCCCGGCCTTCGCGGGCGTGTTCGCCGGGCAGGCGCTGCGTCGCGCCGTCCGGCCCGAGACCTTCAAGCGCATCTTCTTCGTCGGCCTGCTGCTGCTCGGCGCGCATCTCGCGGTGAAGACCATGCTGTGA
- a CDS encoding ATP-binding cassette domain-containing protein — protein MIRLTHITKDYAGTGNALPVRALDDVSLDIRAGEVFGIIGRSGAGKSTLIRLINLLEEPTEGAVEVDGVDLVGLAREDRRALRDARRGIGMIFQHFNLLSSRTVFGNVALPLELRNVGRKEREARVSRLLELVGLGDKRHVYPAALSGGQKQRVAIARALATEPKVLLCDEATSALDPETTRSILELLARINRELGLTIVLITHQMAVIKAICQRVAVIDRGRIVETADLLDLFARPQSDAARRLIADVAGDALPESLRADLRTEPVSGGSAVLRIRVQGDASNQPVLFRAARRAGIDLTLVHAQVETVRGQPFGSLIVSTDAGGERLETFRALVTAQDFDVELLGHVPGNLRAVG, from the coding sequence ATGATACGGCTTACCCACATCACCAAGGACTACGCCGGCACGGGCAATGCCCTGCCGGTCCGAGCGCTCGACGACGTCAGCCTGGACATCCGGGCCGGCGAGGTCTTCGGCATCATCGGCCGCAGCGGTGCCGGCAAGAGCACGCTGATCCGGCTGATCAACCTGCTCGAGGAGCCGACCGAAGGGGCCGTCGAGGTCGACGGCGTCGACCTGGTCGGCTTGGCTCGCGAGGACCGCAGGGCGCTGCGCGACGCCAGGCGCGGCATCGGCATGATCTTCCAGCATTTCAACCTGCTCTCGTCGCGCACGGTGTTCGGCAATGTCGCCTTGCCGCTCGAGTTGCGGAACGTCGGCCGCAAGGAGCGCGAGGCGCGGGTGTCGCGCCTGCTCGAGCTGGTCGGCCTCGGCGACAAGCGCCACGTCTATCCGGCGGCGCTCAGCGGCGGCCAGAAGCAGAGGGTCGCGATCGCGCGCGCCCTGGCGACCGAGCCCAAGGTGCTGCTCTGCGACGAGGCGACCAGCGCGCTCGATCCCGAGACGACGCGCTCGATCCTGGAGCTTCTCGCCCGGATCAACCGCGAGCTCGGTCTCACCATCGTCTTGATCACGCATCAGATGGCGGTGATCAAGGCGATCTGTCAGCGGGTGGCCGTGATCGATCGTGGCCGCATCGTCGAGACCGCGGACCTGCTCGACCTGTTCGCGCGCCCGCAGAGCGATGCGGCCAGACGGCTGATCGCGGACGTCGCGGGCGATGCGCTGCCCGAGTCGCTGCGCGCCGATCTCCGGACGGAGCCCGTGTCCGGCGGGTCCGCGGTGCTGCGCATCCGTGTTCAGGGCGACGCCTCGAACCAGCCGGTCCTGTTCCGCGCGGCGCGGCGGGCCGGCATCGACCTCACGCTCGTGCACGCCCAGGTCGAGACGGTCCGGGGGCAGCCCTTCGGCAGCCTGATCGTCTCGACCGATGCCGGCGGCGAGCGCCTGGAAACCTTCCGCGCCCTGGTCACGGCGCAGGACTTCGATGTGGAGCTGTTGGGCCATGTCCCAGGCAATCTTCGCGCTGTTGGCTGA
- a CDS encoding LysR family transcriptional regulator, whose protein sequence is MHFDLTDLRLFAAVVERGSITAGAAQAGLALPSASARIRGMEAELGAALLERDRRGVRPTPAGLALDHHARLVLERIEHLRGDLRRHARGGLRGHVRILSNTAGLEEYLPDRLGDWLAAHPGVDVDLEERPSHQVAPAIAQGHAEIGVLADLSGIEDLEVRPFAIDRLVLVLPRDHPLARQRAARFRAVLDEDMVGLAQGSALADHLAWQATRVGRSLRARVRLRSFDAVCRMVERGIGVAVVPEAAARRCRRVMAIRIRRLDEPWSLRPLVVCMRRLDGLSPHARALVEHLTGPVQPGI, encoded by the coding sequence ATGCATTTCGATCTGACCGACCTGCGCCTGTTCGCCGCCGTGGTCGAGCGCGGCAGCATCACCGCCGGCGCGGCCCAGGCGGGCCTCGCCTTGCCGTCGGCCAGCGCGCGGATACGCGGCATGGAGGCGGAGCTCGGCGCGGCACTGCTCGAACGGGACCGACGCGGCGTGCGGCCGACTCCCGCCGGGCTTGCCCTCGATCATCACGCACGGCTGGTGCTCGAGCGGATCGAGCACCTGCGCGGCGACCTGCGCCGTCACGCACGCGGCGGGCTGCGCGGCCATGTCCGGATCCTGTCGAACACGGCCGGCCTGGAGGAGTATCTTCCCGACCGGCTGGGCGATTGGCTTGCCGCCCATCCCGGGGTCGACGTCGACCTCGAGGAGCGGCCGAGCCATCAGGTCGCGCCCGCCATCGCGCAGGGCCATGCCGAGATCGGCGTGCTCGCCGACCTCAGCGGCATCGAGGACCTGGAGGTCCGCCCGTTCGCGATCGATCGCCTCGTCCTGGTCCTCCCGCGCGATCACCCGCTCGCCCGGCAACGAGCGGCCCGGTTCAGGGCCGTCCTGGACGAGGACATGGTGGGCCTCGCCCAGGGAAGCGCCCTCGCCGACCATTTGGCCTGGCAGGCAACGCGGGTCGGCCGCTCGCTCCGGGCGCGCGTGCGGCTGCGGAGCTTCGACGCCGTATGCCGCATGGTCGAGCGCGGCATCGGCGTCGCGGTGGTGCCCGAGGCCGCGGCACGGCGCTGCCGACGCGTGATGGCGATCCGGATCCGGCGCCTCGACGAGCCGTGGTCGTTGCGGCCGCTGGTCGTGTGCATGCGCCGGCTGGACGGCTTGTCGCCCCACGCCCGCGCCCTGGTCGAGCACCTGACTGGCCCTGTCCAACCGGGTATCTGA
- a CDS encoding TerC family protein, translating to MIALGQILFIDLVLAGDNAVVVGMAAAGVEPQRRRTVIMLGIGIAVVLRIALSLVAVQLLAIIGLTLAGGILLLWVCWKLWRELRDTAHETAETDPSAIAEQNAGKVEHKSFASAIFQITLADVSMSLDNVLAVAGAAGDHVYLLVIGLAMSVAFMGLAATLIANLLQKHRWIAYLGLAVILWVALEMIWKGGDEVLHALGYISG from the coding sequence ATGATCGCGCTCGGCCAGATTCTCTTCATCGACCTCGTGCTCGCCGGCGACAACGCCGTCGTGGTCGGCATGGCGGCCGCCGGCGTCGAGCCGCAGCGCCGGCGCACGGTCATCATGCTGGGCATCGGCATCGCCGTCGTCCTGCGCATCGCGCTTTCGCTGGTCGCGGTCCAGTTGCTCGCGATCATCGGCCTGACCCTGGCCGGCGGCATCCTGCTCCTCTGGGTGTGCTGGAAGCTGTGGCGCGAGCTGCGCGACACGGCGCACGAGACGGCCGAGACCGACCCGTCCGCGATCGCCGAGCAGAACGCGGGCAAGGTCGAGCACAAGAGCTTCGCCTCGGCCATCTTCCAGATCACCCTGGCCGACGTGTCGATGTCGCTCGACAACGTGCTGGCGGTCGCCGGCGCCGCCGGCGACCACGTCTACCTGCTGGTGATCGGCCTGGCGATGTCGGTCGCCTTCATGGGCCTGGCCGCGACCTTGATCGCCAACCTCCTGCAGAAGCACCGCTGGATCGCCTATCTCGGCCTGGCCGTCATCCTGTGGGTCGCGCTCGAGATGATCTGGAAGGGCGGCGACGAGGTGCTCCACGCGCTCGGCTACATCAGCGGCTGA
- a CDS encoding ABC transporter permease, translating into MSQAIFALLAEATRDTLYMVAVSALLGTLAGLPLGVLLATGRRGELLAMPLVNRVLGAVVNATRSTPFIILVVAIIPFTRLVAGTSIGTSAAIVPLTVAAAPFIARIVEGAIREVDAGLIEAAKAMGATPFQIVRKVLIPEALPGIVLGLTLAVVSLIGYSAMVGAVGGGGLGDLGIRYGYQRFMPEMMLAVVAILIVLVQLVQSLGDGLARRVNKRIRTA; encoded by the coding sequence ATGTCCCAGGCAATCTTCGCGCTGTTGGCTGAAGCGACGCGCGACACGTTGTACATGGTCGCCGTCTCGGCCCTGCTCGGCACGCTGGCAGGGCTGCCCCTGGGCGTCCTGCTCGCGACCGGCCGGCGCGGCGAGCTGCTGGCGATGCCCCTGGTCAACCGAGTCCTGGGCGCGGTGGTCAACGCGACGCGCTCGACGCCCTTCATCATTCTCGTGGTCGCGATCATCCCGTTCACCCGCTTGGTCGCGGGCACCTCGATCGGCACGTCGGCCGCGATCGTGCCTTTGACCGTGGCGGCCGCCCCCTTCATCGCGCGCATCGTCGAAGGGGCGATCCGGGAGGTCGACGCCGGACTGATCGAGGCGGCCAAGGCCATGGGCGCCACCCCGTTCCAGATCGTGCGCAAGGTGCTCATCCCGGAGGCCCTGCCCGGCATCGTCCTGGGCCTGACCCTCGCCGTGGTCAGCCTGATCGGCTACTCCGCCATGGTCGGCGCGGTGGGCGGCGGCGGGCTGGGCGATCTCGGCATCCGCTACGGCTACCAGCGGTTCATGCCCGAAATGATGCTGGCGGTCGTGGCGATCCTCATCGTCCTCGTACAACTCGTGCAGAGCCTGGGCGACGGCCTGGCACGCCGCGTCAACAAGCGGATCCGCACGGCCTGA